A stretch of Schistocerca americana isolate TAMUIC-IGC-003095 chromosome 3, iqSchAmer2.1, whole genome shotgun sequence DNA encodes these proteins:
- the LOC124606423 gene encoding 5-hydroxytryptamine receptor 1-like — protein GVGGGPPPDEWWFPGPRSPYTPAEAVLIALVLLCVIVGTVVGNVLVCVAVCLVRKLRRPCNYLLVSLAVSDLCVALLVMPMALLSEIFGVWSFGPVACDLWVSFDVLSCTASILNLCMISVDRYYAITKPLEYGVRRTPRRMVASVALVWLGAACISLPPLLILGNEHEDPHGLPQCQVCQNFAYQIYATLGSFYIPLSVMIVVYYKIFRAARKIVLEERRAQSHLRAHSYLEISVGNGGGPPETRLAQSSSSPAVRAQHQQQQHRPSTTSTNTTVSTNRWSPDTCPRPVCPQLHRTF, from the exons ggcgtcggcggcggcccGCCGCCCGACGAGTGGTGGTTCCCGGGCCCGCGCTCGCCCTACACGCCGGCCGAGGCGGTGCTCATCGCGCTCGTGCTGCTCTGCGTCATCGTCGGCACCGTCGTGGGCAACGTGCTCGTCTGCGTGGCCGTGTGCCTGGTGCGCAAGCTGCGCCGCCCCTGCAACTACCTGCTCGTCTCGCTGGCCGTCTCTGACCTGTGCGTCGCGCTGCTCGTGATGCCGATGGCGCTGCTGTCGGAGATCTTCGGCGTGTGGAGCTTCGGCCCCGTCGCCTGCGACCTGTGGGTCTCGTTCGACGTGCTCTCGTGCACCGCGTCCATCCTCAACCTGTGCATGATCAGCGTGGACCGCTACTACGCCATCACGAAGCCGCTCGAGTACGGCGTGCGGCGGACGCCGCGCCGCATGGTGGCAAGCGTGGCGCTGGTGTGGCTGGGCGCAGCCTGCATCAGCCTGCCGCCGCTGCTCATCCTCGGCAACGAGCACGAGGACCCGCACGGCCTGCCGCAGTGCCAGGTGTGCCAGAACTTCGCCTACCAGATCTACGCCACGCTCGGCTCCTTCTACATCCCGCTCAGCGTCATGATCGTCGTCTACTACAAGATCTTCCGCGCGGCGCGCAAGATCGTGCTGGAGGAGCGGCGCGCCCAGTCGCACCTGCGGGCGCACTCCTACCTCGAGATCAGCGTCGGCAACGGCGGCGGCCCGCCGGAGACGCGGCTCGCC CAGTCGTCGTCGTCGCCCGCGGTGAGGgcgcagcaccagcagcagcagcaccggcCCAGCACCACTAGCACCAACACCACCGTGAGTACCAACAGGTGGTCCCCAGACACCTGCCCGCGCCCAGTCTGTCCACAGCTACACCGCACCTTTTGA